One part of the Clostridium thermosuccinogenes genome encodes these proteins:
- a CDS encoding carbohydrate kinase family protein produces MKRYDITALGELLIDFTENGLSEQGNILLEANPGGAPCNVLAMLSGLGKKTAFIGKVGNDFFGKHLKMVLEELGICTCNLLLDEKYHTTLAFVHNHPDGDRDFIFYRDPGADMKLCAHEVQEELIVQSRIFHFGSLSLTHPGVREATKKALQIAKENSCLISFDPNLREPLWDRLDEARKQIAFGLSQCDILKISDNELQWFTDRLDLDEGVSFLQDIYRIKLILLSMGKNGSRAYYGGMKAEVKTFPLKNTIDTTGAGDTFCACALNYILEHNLENLSYEDLLSMLTFANAAASLITTRKGALRVMPKKEEIEYLLTKNIEE; encoded by the coding sequence ATGAAACGTTACGATATAACCGCTTTGGGAGAACTCCTGATCGATTTTACAGAAAACGGTCTAAGCGAACAGGGCAATATCCTGCTGGAGGCCAATCCCGGCGGTGCTCCCTGCAATGTGCTGGCAATGCTCTCAGGACTTGGGAAAAAGACGGCTTTTATTGGCAAAGTGGGCAACGACTTTTTCGGAAAGCATCTGAAAATGGTTCTGGAAGAATTAGGTATTTGCACATGCAATCTTCTTTTGGATGAGAAATATCATACAACCTTGGCTTTTGTTCATAACCATCCTGACGGTGACCGGGATTTCATCTTTTATCGTGACCCTGGCGCAGATATGAAACTATGTGCCCACGAGGTACAGGAAGAACTGATTGTACAGTCCAGGATATTCCATTTTGGCTCGCTCTCTCTGACTCATCCCGGTGTGCGGGAGGCAACAAAGAAAGCACTGCAAATCGCGAAGGAAAACTCCTGTCTGATCTCCTTCGACCCCAACCTGCGTGAGCCGTTGTGGGACAGGTTGGATGAGGCCAGAAAGCAGATCGCGTTTGGACTTAGCCAATGCGACATTCTGAAAATTTCGGATAACGAACTTCAATGGTTTACCGACCGGTTGGATCTCGACGAAGGAGTAAGCTTTCTGCAGGACATCTATCGAATTAAGCTGATTTTGCTCTCTATGGGAAAAAACGGAAGTCGTGCATATTATGGTGGTATGAAGGCAGAGGTAAAAACCTTTCCGCTGAAGAACACCATAGATACAACTGGGGCGGGGGATACTTTCTGCGCATGCGCGTTAAACTATATTCTAGAGCACAATCTTGAAAATCTGAGTTATGAAGATCTCTTGAGTATGCTCACTTTCGCTAATGCTGCCGCATCACTCATCACAACAAGGAAAGGAGCGTTGAGAGTGATGCCAAAGAAAGAAGAAATTGAGTACCTCCTGACAAAAAACATTGAGGAATAA
- a CDS encoding DUF7010 family protein — MAMWIYPTLPEKMPMIIAVIFVALLLPYDWLYKSKSYIVFAILIPIVSLIIGVNFGPYVIAIMMIAIEILFSICLIFEIRKILPISKPYY; from the coding sequence ATTGCTATGTGGATATATCCAACATTACCTGAAAAAATGCCAATGATAATCGCAGTGATTTTTGTAGCACTTTTGTTACCATATGATTGGCTATATAAGTCTAAATCTTATATAGTGTTCGCTATCTTAATACCCATTGTATCCCTTATAATTGGTGTTAATTTTGGGCCTTATGTGATTGCAATTATGATGATAGCCATAGAAATATTATTTAGTATTTGTCTGATATTTGAAATCAGAAAAATTTTACCTATTTCTAAACCTTATTATTAA
- a CDS encoding transposase: protein MQGGFDGKITNVPELSMRNVHRTSIGKFLSKSPWPTSLVMDKYQLYVLAQINLQARKTGCPVYVILDDTISEKTKPSSKALRPTEGCSVHHSHLRRKRVYGHQIVCVLLECGGLKLPYYMELYDKAVQSKISMVRKVIEGLPDFPTKVYVLGDSWYSACSVIQAAKDRGFEYIGALRANRVLYSVGGPRLGQKVNAYVKTLTEKDVRLVTVGNQKYWVHHYNGYIKRLPKNGVILLSWPESKLFEEKAVHVFFSTSNLTEEEILTTYIERWTIEIFFRDNKMQARVKLL, encoded by the coding sequence ATGCAAGGAGGTTTTGACGGTAAAATAACAAATGTCCCGGAACTCAGCATGCGTAATGTTCACCGGACTTCTATCGGGAAATTTTTATCGAAATCACCATGGCCTACAAGCCTTGTAATGGATAAATACCAGCTATACGTACTGGCACAAATAAACTTGCAAGCCCGGAAAACAGGCTGCCCTGTATATGTGATACTGGATGATACGATTTCCGAAAAGACAAAGCCCTCGTCAAAGGCTTTGAGACCAACTGAAGGCTGTAGTGTCCACCATTCACATCTCAGGCGCAAGCGTGTTTACGGTCACCAGATTGTATGTGTCCTTCTAGAATGTGGAGGGTTAAAATTGCCTTATTACATGGAGCTTTACGATAAAGCTGTCCAGAGTAAAATCAGCATGGTTCGTAAAGTCATTGAAGGATTGCCGGATTTTCCGACAAAGGTATACGTTTTGGGTGATAGCTGGTATAGTGCTTGTTCTGTTATTCAAGCTGCTAAAGACAGAGGCTTCGAGTACATCGGCGCTTTGAGAGCGAACAGGGTTCTTTATTCTGTAGGAGGACCAAGATTAGGCCAAAAAGTTAATGCATACGTTAAAACCCTTACTGAAAAAGATGTCCGCCTTGTCACCGTGGGCAATCAGAAGTATTGGGTACACCACTATAATGGCTATATCAAAAGGCTTCCAAAGAACGGAGTAATTTTACTCAGTTGGCCTGAAAGCAAGCTTTTTGAAGAAAAGGCTGTACATGTATTCTTCAGCACAAGCAATCTTACGGAAGAAGAAATTCTTACAACTTATATCGAAAGGTGGACGATAGAAATCTTCTTCAGAGACAATAAGATGCAGGCTCGAGTAAAATTACTGTAG
- a CDS encoding immunoglobulin-like domain-containing protein has product MKDNRKILALVLAFTLLLSLAACGNSKNTAPTISGVRDMTVVVGSEFDAFEGVTALDAEDGDLTSKIVIDSNPPLEFKNGKVTPEEEGTYELTYSVADKGGLKAEAYATLTVTRKTGDAVVYKDFDFSTQPATDNRGWEARIADGVDASAEMKQGAYVFEIASPGNGDGDIQLAKPGFALKAADYRIKIWAKSTADTYCHIIARDEDADGWATFGGAYNVVIGKEISPLELNFTSKGKGSAELLLNLGKITPNPDNPSDTTPENFTVTIDKIEIYEITGDETLIPAYTSNFSTGKGVTVEAGDGAVANVSFSDDAATVNITSYPTNGGVWSIKSNIELGDQTIENGTKYYYSLKLKAKNAQSGECIVESAAQYDKNRVHFNGFTVAAGEEIEISGTFTADRAISDPVIRLQIGNPSDGVSSNSLDISDVVFGKVEGDKEVKKTIDNFIAFGNSSYNATNPEYPWAVFNGTDEDYDRGVGTIWTENGSLFYRIDQGGTTDWHNKLICGYNGNPLMLKADSYYAIEIKVKATKNVSCGLFLNPIGGWDPRLSERLDITTEEQTFKFTTTDIFITDMDFELLFQFGSEDLAQLGEVTVEFSDITIYQMSVI; this is encoded by the coding sequence ATGAAAGACAATCGTAAGATCCTAGCGCTCGTTTTAGCCTTTACACTGCTCCTTTCTCTTGCCGCATGCGGCAACAGTAAGAATACTGCGCCGACTATTTCTGGTGTTCGTGATATGACGGTTGTCGTTGGCTCCGAGTTTGATGCATTCGAAGGTGTCACTGCCTTAGATGCTGAGGATGGAGATCTGACCTCGAAGATTGTTATCGACTCCAACCCTCCTCTTGAATTTAAAAATGGTAAGGTTACTCCTGAAGAAGAAGGCACTTATGAGCTCACTTATTCCGTTGCTGACAAGGGTGGCTTGAAGGCTGAGGCTTACGCGACCCTTACTGTGACCAGAAAGACAGGCGATGCCGTTGTTTATAAGGACTTTGATTTCAGTACACAGCCCGCCACTGATAACAGGGGCTGGGAAGCGCGTATTGCCGATGGTGTTGATGCCAGCGCCGAGATGAAGCAGGGAGCTTATGTGTTTGAGATTGCTTCTCCTGGAAACGGTGACGGCGATATTCAGCTTGCAAAACCCGGTTTTGCTCTCAAAGCAGCTGACTATCGTATCAAGATCTGGGCAAAATCCACAGCTGATACATACTGCCACATCATTGCTCGTGATGAAGATGCAGATGGCTGGGCTACATTTGGTGGCGCCTACAATGTCGTTATTGGTAAGGAGATATCACCTCTGGAACTCAACTTTACTTCCAAAGGTAAGGGCAGTGCCGAACTTCTGCTGAATCTGGGCAAGATCACTCCGAATCCCGATAACCCCTCCGATACCACTCCTGAGAATTTTACAGTGACCATCGACAAGATTGAGATATATGAAATTACCGGTGATGAAACCCTGATACCAGCCTATACATCAAATTTTTCTACCGGTAAAGGTGTTACGGTGGAAGCCGGTGACGGTGCAGTGGCCAATGTAAGCTTTAGTGATGATGCTGCGACTGTGAATATCACCTCATATCCCACCAACGGCGGTGTTTGGAGCATCAAGTCCAATATTGAGCTGGGTGATCAGACAATAGAAAATGGTACAAAATATTATTACAGCTTAAAGCTGAAAGCTAAGAATGCGCAATCCGGCGAGTGCATTGTAGAGAGCGCCGCCCAGTACGATAAAAACCGAGTTCACTTCAACGGCTTTACTGTGGCAGCTGGTGAGGAAATTGAAATATCCGGGACCTTTACCGCTGACCGTGCGATCTCTGATCCTGTCATCCGCCTGCAAATCGGTAATCCCTCTGACGGTGTAAGCTCCAATTCACTGGACATCAGTGATGTGGTATTCGGTAAGGTTGAGGGTGATAAGGAGGTCAAAAAGACCATTGACAACTTCATTGCCTTTGGTAACAGCAGCTATAATGCCACAAATCCTGAGTATCCGTGGGCTGTTTTCAATGGCACTGATGAGGACTATGATCGTGGTGTCGGCACCATCTGGACCGAAAATGGAAGCTTATTCTACCGAATTGATCAAGGCGGTACCACTGACTGGCATAATAAACTTATCTGCGGATATAACGGCAATCCTCTGATGCTGAAAGCCGACAGCTATTACGCAATTGAGATTAAAGTAAAGGCAACAAAGAATGTTTCCTGTGGCCTGTTCCTCAACCCCATCGGTGGTTGGGACCCCCGTCTATCCGAACGACTGGATATTACCACCGAGGAGCAGACTTTCAAATTCACCACAACCGATATCTTTATTACAGACATGGACTTTGAGCTGTTGTTCCAGTTCGGGTCTGAAGACTTGGCGCAGCTTGGTGAAGTAACCGTTGAGTTCAGCGATATTACGATTTACCAGATGAGTGTCATCTGA
- a CDS encoding IS110 family transposase, with amino-acid sequence MEVVYQRCCGLDVHKDKIVACVITESKKEIRSYGTVTESLIELVDWLKEESCENVAMESTGSYWKPIYNLLELEEIPAMVVNAQHIKAVPGRKTDVKDAEWIAELLRYGLLKGSYIPNREQRELKEYIRYRRSMIEERARELNRVQKVLEGANIKLSSVVSNIDGVSSRRMREEIIKGTEDTEVLAALAKGKMKQKTDELKKALKGLIGEHQKKILSTMLRHIDFLDAEIEKLDAEVKERMRPFEEQVKRLDSIAGVGERSAQTIIAEIGTDMSVFPTANHLASWAWMCSGNNESAGKKKSGKTKSLRSTLVECAKAAGRSKNSYLSAQYKRIAARRGRNRATVAVGHSILVIAYHLIKNNVDYQELGADYFEQRRKQDIVKRSIKRLEALGFKVTIEENVA; translated from the coding sequence ATGGAAGTAGTATACCAGCGTTGTTGTGGGTTGGATGTCCATAAGGACAAAATTGTTGCATGTGTGATTACTGAAAGCAAGAAAGAGATTCGCAGTTACGGGACAGTAACCGAGTCGTTGATTGAGCTGGTAGATTGGCTGAAAGAAGAGAGCTGTGAGAATGTTGCAATGGAAAGTACAGGATCTTACTGGAAGCCAATATACAATCTACTTGAATTGGAGGAGATACCGGCAATGGTAGTCAATGCCCAGCATATCAAGGCGGTGCCGGGCAGAAAGACGGATGTCAAAGATGCAGAGTGGATAGCGGAGCTTTTAAGGTATGGACTTCTTAAAGGTAGCTATATACCAAACCGGGAGCAACGTGAATTAAAAGAGTATATACGATATAGGCGAAGCATGATAGAAGAACGTGCCCGCGAATTAAACCGGGTACAAAAAGTGCTTGAAGGGGCAAATATTAAGCTTTCATCAGTAGTAAGCAACATAGATGGAGTATCATCAAGAAGAATGCGTGAGGAAATCATAAAAGGTACTGAGGATACAGAAGTGCTTGCAGCCTTGGCTAAAGGTAAAATGAAGCAAAAGACAGATGAACTTAAGAAAGCTTTAAAAGGACTTATAGGAGAACATCAGAAAAAGATATTATCCACCATGCTAAGACACATTGACTTTTTGGATGCTGAGATTGAAAAGCTTGATGCAGAGGTCAAAGAACGTATGCGCCCTTTTGAGGAACAGGTGAAGCGTTTGGATTCAATAGCCGGGGTTGGAGAGCGGAGTGCACAGACAATAATAGCAGAAATAGGAACTGACATGAGTGTATTTCCGACAGCGAATCACCTGGCATCCTGGGCATGGATGTGTTCCGGTAACAATGAAAGTGCGGGAAAGAAAAAGAGTGGAAAGACTAAAAGCTTAAGAAGTACGCTGGTGGAATGTGCAAAAGCGGCAGGTAGAAGCAAAAACAGTTATCTTTCAGCACAATATAAACGAATCGCAGCACGAAGAGGACGTAATAGAGCAACGGTTGCAGTTGGGCACAGTATTTTAGTAATAGCATATCATCTGATAAAAAACAACGTAGACTATCAGGAGCTTGGAGCAGACTATTTTGAACAGCGCAGGAAGCAAGATATCGTAAAGAGAAGTATAAAGCGCCTTGAAGCCTTAGGCTTTAAAGTAACTATAGAAGAGAACGTGGCATAA
- a CDS encoding glycoside hydrolase family 32 protein, giving the protein MISQKLLLAQAYEEEAARRIPDTSRPKFHLSPYVGWMNDPNGFSYYKGEYHLFYQYNPYDTVWGSMHWGHAVSKDLIHWHYMPVALVPDKSYDSFGCFSGSAVELPNGEHLLMYTGVHKDSNTGEEFQTQCIAIGDGLNYRKYSQNPVIDGNHLPKGMSRSNFRDPKIWREKDGSYRCVVGGCDQRNLGVILLFSSKDAFNWKYESVLVRNDGRFGLMWECPDFFLLDGKYILLTSPQDMLPEGLEFHNGNGTLCLIGELDKEQKHFTNEYYQAVDYGIDFYAPQTLLAPDGRRIMIGWMQNWDTCKLVDAKNLSWFGQMSLPRELSVKNGRLYQQPIRELELYRSNKVEYKHVLLQGELSLNGIEGRTVEMEISIRAVDKDKLYQKFEVNFAQNELYRTVLSFCPYESILKIDRSFSGSRRACIHQRQCMVSDKKGELKLRVILDRFSAEVFINDGEQVMTVTIMTDTAAKKISFSSIGEVIMDVTKYDL; this is encoded by the coding sequence GTGATAAGTCAAAAGTTACTACTTGCGCAAGCATATGAAGAAGAAGCGGCAAGACGTATCCCGGATACATCCCGGCCCAAATTCCATCTATCACCTTATGTGGGCTGGATGAACGATCCAAACGGATTTTCTTATTATAAAGGTGAATATCATCTGTTTTATCAATACAATCCTTATGACACGGTTTGGGGTTCCATGCATTGGGGTCACGCTGTTAGCAAAGATTTGATTCACTGGCACTATATGCCTGTGGCTTTGGTACCTGATAAATCCTACGATTCGTTTGGTTGCTTTTCTGGAAGTGCGGTTGAGCTTCCCAATGGAGAGCATTTACTTATGTACACTGGTGTACACAAGGACAGCAATACCGGAGAGGAATTCCAAACACAGTGCATTGCTATTGGAGATGGCTTGAATTATAGAAAATACTCTCAGAATCCGGTGATCGATGGGAATCATCTACCCAAAGGAATGAGTCGAAGCAATTTCAGAGATCCAAAGATCTGGAGGGAAAAGGACGGAAGCTATCGTTGTGTCGTGGGAGGATGCGATCAAAGAAATCTCGGAGTTATTCTTCTTTTCAGCAGCAAAGACGCCTTTAACTGGAAATATGAGAGTGTCCTTGTAAGGAATGATGGCCGCTTTGGATTGATGTGGGAATGTCCGGATTTTTTCCTTTTAGACGGAAAGTATATTCTCCTTACCAGCCCGCAGGATATGCTGCCCGAGGGGCTTGAGTTTCATAACGGTAACGGTACGCTCTGCCTGATAGGTGAACTTGATAAAGAACAAAAGCATTTTACCAATGAATATTATCAGGCCGTTGACTATGGTATTGACTTTTATGCACCTCAGACTCTGCTGGCACCGGACGGAAGGCGTATTATGATAGGCTGGATGCAAAATTGGGATACCTGTAAACTGGTCGATGCAAAGAACCTGTCGTGGTTTGGACAGATGAGCCTGCCGAGAGAACTGTCTGTCAAAAATGGACGGCTATATCAACAACCGATCCGAGAGCTGGAATTATACAGAAGTAACAAGGTCGAATATAAACATGTTCTTTTACAGGGAGAACTATCCTTGAATGGCATAGAGGGCAGAACCGTAGAGATGGAAATCTCGATTCGAGCAGTGGATAAAGATAAGTTATACCAGAAGTTTGAAGTCAATTTTGCGCAAAACGAACTGTACAGAACGGTGCTGAGCTTCTGCCCATATGAGTCCATACTGAAAATTGACCGTTCGTTTTCTGGTTCTCGTAGGGCTTGTATTCACCAGCGTCAATGTATGGTTTCCGACAAAAAAGGTGAATTAAAGCTAAGAGTCATTTTGGATAGATTCAGTGCAGAAGTCTTCATCAATGATGGTGAACAAGTAATGACTGTCACCATCATGACTGATACTGCTGCAAAAAAAATTTCGTTCAGTTCTATTGGTGAGGTTATTATGGATGTAACAAAGTATGATTTGTAA
- a CDS encoding ISLre2 family transposase, translating to MYNSIQHFIGFGVKKIEEKVKKFVEKPTDLADLVLGLHEELLELGRNIVTEVLEDMDDYLRESASRKQNWEIVRKDRTGLLTSFGPISYERTYFKPKKGGKRQYLVDRIVGINPHDRVSADVVINAVEEAAESSYRKGGEKAAYMDEVSKQAVMNKVHELEVVQPSVEKRKDETPKILYIEADEDHVAQQGKKRHKTEDEWGASSTLMPKLVYVHEGIDHEKSTKKRKVLKNPRYFGGIRDSEELWLEVSQYIDDTYDVDKIETVYISGDGAAWIKQGLNWIGKSKFVLDKYHLSKYVKVATAHLEDEDIEQELDDALKEADKAGLKKAFAKILEKTESETKRKAVNDAKRYILNNWAGIEIKVDNYEIVGCSAEGHVSHILSDRLSSRPMGWSKNGADKMAQLRIFKKNGGKVYDLVMAQKKKEQREQAQQLQDELIRELRTNRNRYDGVWDSNLTIISKGHKTLLYRALRAFVG from the coding sequence ATGTACAATAGTATACAACATTTTATTGGTTTTGGTGTAAAAAAGATTGAAGAAAAGGTAAAAAAATTTGTTGAAAAGCCTACGGACCTAGCTGACCTTGTTTTGGGATTGCATGAAGAACTTCTTGAATTAGGTAGAAACATTGTTACAGAAGTTCTTGAAGATATGGATGATTATCTGCGGGAATCGGCTTCTCGCAAGCAGAACTGGGAAATTGTAAGAAAGGATAGAACAGGACTTTTAACAAGCTTTGGACCCATCAGTTATGAACGAACATATTTTAAGCCTAAGAAAGGCGGAAAAAGGCAATATCTTGTGGATAGAATAGTTGGTATCAATCCTCATGACCGAGTAAGTGCTGATGTTGTCATAAATGCTGTGGAAGAGGCTGCGGAGAGCAGTTATAGAAAAGGTGGAGAAAAAGCTGCATACATGGATGAGGTAAGCAAACAGGCTGTAATGAATAAAGTACATGAACTTGAAGTTGTTCAGCCATCGGTGGAAAAGAGAAAGGATGAGACACCAAAGATTCTGTATATTGAGGCTGATGAAGACCATGTAGCGCAGCAAGGGAAAAAGAGACATAAGACAGAAGATGAATGGGGAGCAAGTAGCACACTAATGCCTAAGCTTGTATACGTTCATGAGGGAATTGACCATGAAAAAAGCACGAAGAAGAGAAAAGTATTGAAGAATCCCCGTTATTTTGGAGGAATCAGAGATAGTGAAGAACTGTGGCTAGAGGTTTCCCAATACATAGATGATACTTATGATGTGGATAAGATTGAAACTGTATATATATCTGGAGATGGAGCAGCTTGGATAAAACAGGGATTAAACTGGATTGGTAAAAGCAAGTTTGTATTGGATAAGTATCATTTGAGCAAATACGTAAAAGTAGCAACGGCACACTTGGAAGACGAAGATATCGAACAGGAATTAGATGATGCCTTGAAAGAAGCTGATAAGGCGGGGCTTAAGAAGGCATTTGCTAAAATTCTTGAAAAGACAGAATCGGAGACAAAGAGGAAAGCGGTTAACGATGCAAAAAGATATATATTGAATAACTGGGCAGGAATAGAGATAAAGGTAGATAACTATGAAATTGTAGGATGCAGTGCTGAAGGGCATGTAAGCCATATTCTATCCGATAGGTTAAGCAGCAGGCCAATGGGTTGGTCAAAAAATGGTGCGGACAAGATGGCCCAACTCAGAATTTTCAAGAAAAACGGAGGAAAAGTATACGACTTGGTAATGGCTCAAAAGAAGAAAGAACAACGGGAGCAGGCACAGCAGCTACAAGATGAATTAATTCGTGAATTGAGAACAAATAGGAATAGATATGATGGTGTTTGGGACAGTAATCTAACAATAATCAGTAAAGGCCATAAAACACTGCTTTATAGAGCGCTAAGAGCCTTTGTAGGGTAA
- a CDS encoding carbohydrate ABC transporter permease, with product MKQKDLKDTLGDKIFYAIIEVFLVLVTLVILYPLYFVIIASISDPDAVLSGKVILYPVQITFSGYAKIMERQDVWRGYLNTIIYTALTVILSLVVTIPAGWALSRKTLLGRKTFMIYFIIPMFFGGGLIPFYNVMSSLRLNNTMWAVILPSILSVWNLFMTKAFFQSSINSSLIEAAKIDGAGQFRIFFSIVIPLSKAIIATMALYYGVGQWNSYFNAMIFLRDESMYPLQLVLKEILIATESTVGGSGETILEQYRLANQIKYISVIVSSLPILMLYPFVQKYFAQGIMIGSLKN from the coding sequence ATGAAACAAAAAGATTTGAAAGATACACTTGGTGATAAGATATTCTACGCCATCATTGAAGTCTTCCTCGTCCTGGTAACTTTAGTTATCCTCTATCCTCTGTACTTTGTCATTATCGCCTCGATCTCCGACCCAGACGCGGTGCTCTCCGGCAAGGTAATTCTCTATCCTGTACAGATCACATTCTCAGGCTATGCCAAGATCATGGAGCGGCAGGATGTGTGGAGGGGTTATCTCAATACCATCATTTATACGGCTCTTACGGTTATACTTTCTCTCGTCGTAACAATTCCTGCAGGTTGGGCGCTTAGCCGAAAAACTCTCCTGGGAAGAAAGACATTTATGATCTATTTCATCATCCCCATGTTCTTTGGTGGCGGCCTGATTCCCTTTTACAACGTCATGAGCAGCCTGCGCCTCAACAACACCATGTGGGCAGTCATACTGCCTTCAATATTGTCGGTGTGGAATCTGTTCATGACGAAGGCTTTCTTTCAATCGAGCATTAACAGCAGCCTGATCGAAGCAGCTAAGATCGATGGTGCGGGCCAGTTTAGAATATTCTTCTCGATAGTTATTCCCCTGTCCAAGGCAATCATCGCGACCATGGCTCTGTATTACGGTGTGGGTCAGTGGAATAGCTACTTTAATGCAATGATCTTCCTTCGAGACGAAAGTATGTATCCACTGCAACTCGTTCTGAAAGAGATCTTGATTGCCACGGAAAGTACCGTTGGTGGCAGCGGTGAGACAATCCTTGAACAGTATCGTTTGGCGAATCAGATCAAATATATTTCCGTTATTGTGTCAAGTCTGCCGATTTTGATGCTGTATCCTTTTGTGCAGAAATACTTCGCCCAGGGTATCATGATCGGCTCACTGAAAAACTAA
- a CDS encoding InlB B-repeat-containing protein: MRNKDVVLWIALCLIVSVLLCSCRQSGAPVTVHFNGNYYGCGEIGSQTVHMGSKLEELDAPTRDGYVFLGWFKDKGLIEKWDFEKDKVYSELTLYAGWDRDSGDEIKYPDTDKDFTNLRTPGSQEMAYDYRLFFLPEKDGVNQPYVGDPMPYYEDGVYYIYYLKDGGDSYNHSIYLVTTKDFLNYKEYDEPVLEASRSGGQDGWIGTGSVVKVGEKYYFFYTGHASSDHYEYKEKIMIAEGRSPTEFKKIVGWEITPPAELGQKNDFRDPQAYYDAENNVITLTVTASQNNVARILKYTISADLMNVQYDGIIFTDPTGDFWNLECSDTFKLGNKWYITYSAQNDTLWYAFADNQFGPYSEPKRLEGKLFYAAKHVSDGEYTYMVGWARRSESPSSTQEVSGWGGNLVVQKLVQKEDRSLILSPLDKFYDAFAVRRALILDGTGALLESGALYSYKEVFTAFERFMLTGEFCFTGNGSFGLAFDYDGQADNYKLISIDPANNKLQLYFNGGKTLISETDAVLEAGRDYSFTYIQEGSVGIFYIDGLAALTVRLYGVNGKAIRLFAENNSVVFSSLREYTM; this comes from the coding sequence ATGAGAAACAAGGATGTTGTACTATGGATTGCCCTGTGCTTGATTGTCAGTGTTCTGCTTTGTAGTTGCAGACAGTCCGGAGCACCAGTCACCGTTCACTTCAATGGAAACTATTATGGATGCGGAGAGATAGGCAGCCAAACGGTACACATGGGATCGAAACTTGAAGAACTTGATGCTCCCACACGGGATGGTTATGTGTTTCTCGGATGGTTTAAGGATAAAGGCTTGATTGAAAAGTGGGATTTTGAAAAAGACAAAGTTTACTCTGAACTTACGCTGTATGCAGGCTGGGACAGGGATAGCGGAGACGAGATCAAATATCCTGATACAGACAAAGATTTCACAAACTTGAGAACGCCAGGCAGTCAGGAAATGGCCTATGATTATAGACTTTTTTTCCTTCCTGAAAAAGACGGTGTGAATCAGCCCTATGTAGGCGATCCTATGCCTTACTATGAAGACGGTGTCTATTATATTTATTATTTGAAAGACGGTGGAGACTCCTACAATCACTCGATTTATCTTGTTACCACAAAAGATTTCCTCAACTATAAGGAATATGACGAACCGGTGTTGGAGGCTTCACGCAGCGGTGGCCAGGATGGATGGATCGGTACGGGTTCTGTTGTAAAAGTCGGAGAGAAGTATTACTTCTTCTATACAGGGCACGCTTCTTCCGATCATTACGAGTATAAAGAAAAAATAATGATAGCGGAAGGAAGGAGTCCGACTGAGTTTAAAAAGATTGTTGGCTGGGAGATAACACCACCTGCTGAACTTGGACAGAAAAATGATTTTCGTGACCCGCAAGCATACTATGATGCTGAAAATAACGTGATCACACTTACTGTAACGGCTTCTCAGAATAATGTGGCACGGATCCTGAAATATACAATTAGTGCTGATTTAATGAACGTGCAGTATGATGGCATCATATTTACCGATCCCACAGGTGATTTTTGGAATCTTGAGTGTAGCGACACCTTTAAACTTGGTAACAAGTGGTATATCACCTACTCAGCACAAAACGATACGCTTTGGTATGCTTTCGCTGACAATCAATTTGGCCCTTACTCAGAGCCAAAGCGCCTAGAAGGAAAGCTCTTTTATGCAGCCAAGCACGTTTCGGATGGAGAGTATACTTATATGGTAGGCTGGGCACGAAGATCAGAATCCCCATCTTCCACACAGGAGGTCTCCGGATGGGGCGGTAACCTTGTTGTACAGAAACTTGTTCAAAAAGAAGACCGCAGCCTGATTCTTTCTCCTTTGGATAAGTTTTATGATGCCTTTGCCGTACGTCGTGCTTTGATTTTGGATGGTACAGGCGCTCTGTTAGAGTCAGGTGCCCTCTATAGTTATAAAGAAGTATTTACTGCCTTTGAGAGATTTATGCTAACCGGTGAGTTCTGTTTTACAGGCAATGGTAGCTTTGGCCTTGCCTTTGATTACGACGGCCAGGCTGATAATTATAAACTCATTTCCATTGATCCTGCTAATAACAAGCTGCAGCTATATTTCAACGGCGGGAAAACACTGATCTCTGAAACAGATGCTGTTCTGGAAGCCGGTAGAGACTATTCTTTCACCTATATCCAGGAGGGTTCCGTCGGGATCTTCTACATTGACGGTTTGGCGGCGCTTACTGTACGACTGTATGGGGTAAACGGGAAAGCAATTCGACTCTTTGCAGAGAACAACAGCGTTGTATTTTCGTCTCTGCGGGAGTATACCATGTGA